The nucleotide window CGTGGTAAGTAAAGAAAGTTAGGAGCCGCCGGCCCGGCGCTTCTCGTCCTCAGCCCCGCCGCTGCGCCGCTTGGCGGGAGCCAGTTTGTCGTTGCCGAAGCGGTAGGTGAAGGCCAGGGTGGCTACCCGGAAGTCGCCGCGCTGGTAGAAGCGCTCCACGTAGTTGTCGTAGCTGGACGTGGCCCGGATGGCGCCGGTGTAAAAGGCGTCCGTCACGTTGAGCTTCAGGTTGCCTTTCCGCTCCCACAGGCTTTTCTGGATACCAAAAGCCACCTGGCCGTAGGGGCGGGTGTCGAAGAAGCCCGACAGCTCCCGCGACTGGTAGTTGGCGTTCAAGTCGGCGCTCCAGCCCTTGCCGAAGGTGAAGGTGCTGTTGCTGCTCAGCGAGAAGGCCGGGCGGGCACTGTTGCGGCCCAGGGTGGTGCCGGCAATGCTGCCCACGTAGCGGTTGTAGTAGAGCACCCCGTTGTTGTACACGTTCTACCACTTGGCCAGCTCCACCGGGGCCGTCAGCGTCAGGGCGTAGTAGTACTGGGTGCCCAGGTTCCGCGAGGTCGATACTACGATGCGGCTGCTGTCCGTTTCCGGCTGCACGGTGCCCACAACCGGGTTGGTGGTTTGGCTGTAGCTTACCCCCAGGCTGTATTTCTGCTTATAGGTGTGGGTGAACTCCACATTGTAGCTGGTCTGGGGCCGCAGCTCGGGGTTGCCTGAGCCGTAGGTGGTAGCGTCGATGTAGGAGCGGAAGGGGTTGAGTTGCCCGTAGCCCGGCCGGTCGATGCGCCGGCTCAGCGACACGGACGTTTCGTGCTTGTCGGTAAAGGTGTGCTTGACGGCCGCGCTGGGAAAGAGCTGGAAGTAGTTGCGGCTGAAGTTGGCGTCCTGCTGGGCGTTGTCCGACTTGCCCACGCCCTTGGTTTGCTCTCCGCGCAAGCCCAGCTGCAGGGTCCAGGCGGGCAGGGTCTGGTTGTAGTTGATATAGCCCGCGTTGATATTCTCGTCGTAGCGGAAGCGGTTCGACAGTTTCGGGTCGCGCACCAGCCTGTAGAGGTCAACTGCGCCGGAAATGGGGTCCACGAAGGGAATGGTAAACTCCACGTCGTTGTCGGAATGCACCCAGCTCACCTTGCCGCCCATATCCAGGCGGGCCTTCTTGGTCAGCGGGTGGGTGTAGTCGGCCTTCACCGACTGAATGGTGAGCTGGCCCTGCTGGTCGCCGTTGCGGCGGGTAAGGAGCTCAATGGGTTCCCGGTCCTGGTAAGTGTCCAGAAATTGCCGGCGGCGGGTGTCGTAGCGGGCGTAGTCGGCGTCGGCCGTCAGCTCCCGGGTACCGGCCGAGTCCGGGAAAGTGTGCTTGAAGTTCAGGTTGCCGGCCACGTTGGGGAACGTAGCAGTGCGGTTGTTAGTGGAGTTGTAGCCCCGCAAGGCGTTGCCGGCAGAGTCGGTGCGGGTGGTCAGGTTGCTGCCGCGCTGGGTGTTGCGGTTTTGCAGGCCGTTTACCGCCACGCCCAGCACCGTCCGTTCCGAGAGGGTATAGTCCAGACCGGCCTTCCAGGTGTGGGAAAGATTGTGGCCCGCCCCGTAGTTGTCCTGGTCGGTGCTGCCTTTGTACTCCCGGCCCTGGTCGCTAGGTTGGTAAAAGTCGCGGTGAATGGTCAGGGCCCCGTAGTTGCGGCGGTCGGCGAAGGTGTAGGAGCCGAAGGTGTTGGTTTTCTTGGTGCGGTGATTGAGCGTCAGGCCCGAGGTAAACCGCCCGAAGCGGCCGTGCCCGTAGCTGGTGCTCAGGCTGCCGTTGGTGCCCACGCGCTGGTCTTTCTTGAGGTTGATGGCAATGATGCCGGCGCTGCCCTGGGCCTCATACTTGGCCGGCGGGTTGGTAATGAGCTCAATGCTCTTGAGCTGCTCGGCTGGCAACGCCCGCAGGTAGTCGGCCAGCTCGGCCCCCGTCATGGGCTGGCGCTTGCCGTCGATAAGCACCATGACGCCCTGCCGCCCGCGCAGCCCGATGTTGTCGTTGCCGTCCACGGTCACGCCCGGCGAGCGGCTGAGCACATCCAGACTGGTATTGCCCGCGGCCAGCGTCGAGCCTTCCACGTTTACGATAGTGCGGTCGGCCTCGCGCTCAAACAGCGGCTTTTGACCCACCACTTTCACCTCCTTCAGCGTCGTTGCCCCGCTGGCGGGCAAGGTCAGAACGGGCAAGGCCACGGTTTCGGTTCCGGCCGTGAATACCTTGCTCCAGGTGCGCACGAAGCCCACCTGGGAGGCCGACACGAGGTAATTGCCGACGGGCGTCTGCTCGAAGCGGAACGTGCCCTTCTCGTCGCTGAACTCCGATTTGACCACCGTTGAATCGGTGGCGCGGTGCAGGGTTACGGTGGCGTAGTCGATGGGTGCGCCGCTGCTGGCCGTGAGCTGGCCGGTAATAGTGGTGCGGGTTTGGGCCAGGGCCGGCGTGCCGAGCAGCCAACCGGCGAGCAGCACAAGGAGGGACGGCCGGCAGAGCCGCCCGGGTACGAGTGGTTTCATAAGTGAGGCAGGGTTGAGGCTAACGCGCTGAGAATTCAGCCCGGGGCCCGCAGGCCCAGGCGTTACGCAGGGATAAAAGCAGGTAGTGCACTGTGGGCCGGCCAAGCCCACTTTTCCCCACACCCGCGGCCGACAGGCGGGGAGAAAACGCAGTACGAATTATTTCGTATCAAACATACGAAGTGTTTCGTATATTCAAAACTCCTGATGAATATTTTTCCTTTTCCCAGCTTCCTGCCGTGGTAAGCAGGAGTTAGGAAGAGGGTGGGGTACAGTTCAGGTAGATGCGCTCTAGCAACTGGTGCAGCACGGTCTGGTCTTCGCCGGTAAGGCCATCTAGGGCAATTCTGCGGTTGTTGAGCACGATGGGGTGCACCGCGTCGAGGATGCGCTGGCCCTCTTCGGTCACGCGCAGCTGGGTGCGGCGCCCGTCGTGGGGCAGGGCCTCGGCCGCCAGTAGGCCCCGGTCGGTGAGCAGGCGGATGATGCGGGCCACCGAGGCCTGGTCTTTGAAGACCCGGTCGCCGATTTCAGTTTGAGTAAGGTCGTCGTTTTCCAGAATCACGCGCAGCACCAGCCACTGGTCGATGGTAATGGCGATGCCCGCCCGGTCGATGTTGGCCTGGGCAAAACGCCGGTATTGCTTGATGGCCTTGTCGAGCGAGTAAAAGAGAATGGTAGAGAGCATGGGCGAAGTATCCAGCGGTAGTAAATAGATGTATGATATATCATGAAGGTTGCCTCATGACACAAAGATTTTTGAAGAAGGTAGAAACGGAGTTGTTAGCCTCATTTCAGGGCGGCCAGCACCCGCTTGATCAGCTCATTAGGGCTGCCGTTGTGCCAGCGCCATACAATAACCAAGTCGTGCTCGGGGTCCACCCAAATCGTGTTGGAACCCGCACCCAGGGCCGCGTAGCTCGAGGCCGGGGCGTCGGGCCAGGCCTTGCGCTGAGAGTTGAGCCACCAGAGGTAGCCGTAGTCGGGGCCGGGGCCGCCGGGCGTGGTGGCCTGCTGCACCCAGGCACGGGGCACAAGCTGGCGGTTTTGCCACTGGCCCTGGCGCAAGAACAGGTAGCCGAACCGGGCCTCGTCGCGGGCACTGATCCACAGGCCGCCGCCCCAGCGCGTGCCCCCGCTTACCGAGGCCATGGGCTTGCTGTCGATTTGCACCGTGGAGTTGGTGTAGGGCACCCACTGCCAGGAGTTGGAAGCGCCGATGGGCTGCATAATTTCGGTGCGGAACACTTCGGGCAGGGGCCGGCGCCAGAGCTGCAGCAAGGACAAGGCAAAGCGGTTGATGCGCACGTCGTTGTACTCATAATAACTACCGGGCTGCTGCAGGGTGCGGGGTTTACGCTCCCCTTTGCCGAAAGCCTCTTTACCGATGAAATCCGCGTTTTTGCCCCACATCGAGCCTTCCCACTCGCTACTCTGGCGCACGTGGTGCTCCCAGGTCACCTGGCGGTTCTGCTCCGAGTCGTAGCCGCCGTCGTGAATGTAGTTGGCCACCGGGTCGTGAATATCTTTGATCAGGCCCTTTTCCAGGGTCAAGCCCAGAATGGTGGACAGCACGCTCTTGGCCACGCTGTAGGTCGGGTCGGCGCGCTCGGTGTCGCCCCATTCGGCCACAATGTAGCCGTGGCGCAAAATCAGGCCGTTGGTGGCAGCCCGGCTGGCGGGCAGCGGGCCCAGGGGCGTCCCGAATATTTCGGCCTGGGTCGAGAAGTTCGGGGTCATCTGAGTGGTTTCCTGCTGCCGGGCCCAGGCTACGGCTTCCAGCAGGCGGGCGGCGTCGAAGCCGGCCTTTTCGGGCTGCTGCCGCTGCCAGCGGTTACCCTTGCTCGGGTAGTAGACGGCTGGTTCTTTGGTGGTTGCGGCGGGGGCTTGGGGCGGGCGGGAGCAGGCCAGCGCGGGCAGCAACAGCAGGAGCAGGTAGGAGCGGAGCAGTTTCATGGCAGGAGCAAAGTGCGGGTCCGGGGCTATTATCCGTAAAGCTACGGAGCCCAAAGATGGGCCTAGCTGCCGCAGAATGCTAAACTTGCGCCTTCAAACCCTGTTACTATGCCCGTGACTGAACTTGTGATTCCGACCCTGGCCGCCCTGCCCGAAGCCGCCGCCCAGGTGGCCCGGCAGCTGGGGGCCATTCCATTCTGGTGTTTGAGGGCGAAATGGGGGCGGGCAAAACCACCTTCATTAAGGCCCTGTGCCGGGAGCTGGGCGTGCAGGACGACGTGAGCAGCCCGACCTTTGCGTTGGTCAACGAGTACCGCGACGCCCACGACCAGCCGATTTACCATTTCGACTTCTACCGAATTGACGACCCGACCGAGGCCGAAAACATTGGCGCGCTAGAGTACTTCGATTCTGGCTATCTTTGCCTGATAGAGTGGCCAAGCCGCGTGGAGGCGCTTTTGCCCCCGAAGAGGCTACTCGTCAAGCTCACCGTAACCGGGGCCGAGTCGCGCCTGCTGCACCTCGAACCCCTGGCCGACTGAGCCGCTGAATTCTTACCTGCCCAATGCCCGAAGCAATACCCCCCGGATTTGAGTCGCTGGCCACGAGCCGCGCTTACTTCACCCAGGAATCCATGCTGGCCGTGGAAACGCGCAAGCGGAAGCTGTTTATCGGCTTGCCCCGGGAAACCTCGTTGCAGGAAAACCGCATCTGCCTGACGCCCGAAGCCGTGAAGCACCTCGTCAATGAGGGGCACGAAGTGGTGATGGAAAGCGGCGCCGGTGAGCCCAGCAAGTACTCCGACCACGACTATTCCGAGGCCGGGGCTACTATTGCCTACTCGGCCAAGGAGGTGTACGAGGCCGACATTATTCTGAAAGTGGCCCCGCCCACCCACGAGGAAATCGAGTATCTGAAATCCAATCAGACCCTGATTTCGGCCCTGCAGTTTGGCTCCCTGACGGCCGACTACATTTCGGCTATCCTGCGCAAGAAAGTCAACGCCATCAGCTTTGAGCTGATCAAGGACCCTTCGGGGGCCAAGCCGGTGGTGCGGGCCATGAGCGAAATTGCCGGCTCCACCGTGATGCTGGTAGCGGCCGAGTACCTGGCCCGCTCCAACGAGGGTAAAGGCGTGATTCTGGGCGGTATTACGGGCGTGCCCCCGTCCCAGGTCGTGATTCTGGGAGCCGGTACCGTGGCCGAGTACGCCGCCCGCGCCGCTACGGGTCTGGGCGCCGAGGTGAAGGTCTTCGACAACCACTTGTATAAGCTGCGTCGCCTCAAGCAAAACCTGGGTACCACGCTCTACACCAGTACGCTCGACACCTTCGTGCTCAACCAGCAGATTCGCCGGGCCGATGTGGTGATTGGAGCTTTGAATGCCGAGGAAGGCCGGATTCCGTTTATGGTGCCCGAAAGCGTGGTAGCCAGCATGGCCCCCGGCTCGGTGATTATCGACGTGAGCATCGACCAGGGTGGCTGTTTCGAAACCTCGGAAATGACCAGCCACAGCAAGCCCGTGTTCCGCAAGTACGACGTGGTGCACTACTGCGTGCCCAACATTGCCTCCCGCGTGCCGCGCACCGCCACCAACGCCCTGAGCAACATCTTTACGCCCATTCTGCAGGAAATCAGCCAGCACGGGGGCATCAACGAGGTGCTGTTTACCAACGAGCATTTCCGCTCGGGCGTCTACATCTACAAAGGCTCGTTGACCAACGCTTCCATTGCCAAGAAATTCAACATGCGCTACAAGGAGCTGGGCCTGATGATAGCCGTGCGGAATTAACCTGAACCACGGATTCCGGCTTCACATTTCTGTTCTATCTAGTAAAAGCCTGCGCTTCGGTGCGGGCTTTTTGCTTTTTTAGCGGCCTCAACTCTGCCGGGCGCTTGGTTGCAGCTACTGCTACCGGAGTCAGCGCGTCAGTAACCGCTACAGTCACTCTATGGATTCTGCTGCTACCCCCGCTCTGCTCACCGCCCGCCCCGTTCTCGATTTTCCCTCGGCCCAGGTAACCGAAGCCATGAACCGCTCCTTCGAGGAGTACTTCGTGCCGCTGGTTTTTACGACCGAAACCTTCGAGCGGCGCTTCCGCTCCGAGCACCTCGACGCACTGGCCAGCAAGCTTTGGTTTCGGGGTGAGGAGCTGGTAGGGCTGGTGTTAATAGCAAGGCGAGGCTATACAAGTCGGGTAGCGGCTATGGGGTTGGTCATCGAAGCCCGGGGCCAGCGCTACGGCCGGCAGATGCTGCAAACGGCGCTGGACGAAGCCCAGGCCCGCGGCGACCGAAGCATGATTCTTGAAGTATTCGTGCCCAATGAGCGGGCCCGCCGGCTCTACGAGCGGCTGGGTTTCCGTAACACCCGGGAGCTGTTCACCTTCCGCCGCCAGCCGCAACCAACGAAAACCGCC belongs to Hymenobacter cellulosilyticus and includes:
- a CDS encoding serine hydrolase domain-containing protein, which translates into the protein MKLLRSYLLLLLLPALACSRPPQAPAATTKEPAVYYPSKGNRWQRQQPEKAGFDAARLLEAVAWARQQETTQMTPNFSTQAEIFGTPLGPLPASRAATNGLILRHGYIVAEWGDTERADPTYSVAKSVLSTILGLTLEKGLIKDIHDPVANYIHDGGYDSEQNRQVTWEHHVRQSSEWEGSMWGKNADFIGKEAFGKGERKPRTLQQPGSYYEYNDVRINRFALSLLQLWRRPLPEVFRTEIMQPIGASNSWQWVPYTNSTVQIDSKPMASVSGGTRWGGGLWISARDEARFGYLFLRQGQWQNRQLVPRAWVQQATTPGGPGPDYGYLWWLNSQRKAWPDAPASSYAALGAGSNTIWVDPEHDLVIVWRWHNGSPNELIKRVLAALK
- a CDS encoding MarR family winged helix-turn-helix transcriptional regulator, whose product is MLSTILFYSLDKAIKQYRRFAQANIDRAGIAITIDQWLVLRVILENDDLTQTEIGDRVFKDQASVARIIRLLTDRGLLAAEALPHDGRRTQLRVTEEGQRILDAVHPIVLNNRRIALDGLTGEDQTVLHQLLERIYLNCTPPSS
- a CDS encoding GNAT family N-acetyltransferase; amino-acid sequence: MDSAATPALLTARPVLDFPSAQVTEAMNRSFEEYFVPLVFTTETFERRFRSEHLDALASKLWFRGEELVGLVLIARRGYTSRVAAMGLVIEARGQRYGRQMLQTALDEAQARGDRSMILEVFVPNERARRLYERLGFRNTRELFTFRRQPQPTKTAAQLTEVDPLQVAHLVAREGKPNLPWMFSAESLMAASAPTQAFSLEDKAFVLLRVEAGRTLVLTLIVRREYRRQGWGRQLLQAVEAAFPQQPLMMSMITPGPGYDFLRAAGWEPLELSLYEMECRLG
- a CDS encoding alanine dehydrogenase, encoding MPEAIPPGFESLATSRAYFTQESMLAVETRKRKLFIGLPRETSLQENRICLTPEAVKHLVNEGHEVVMESGAGEPSKYSDHDYSEAGATIAYSAKEVYEADIILKVAPPTHEEIEYLKSNQTLISALQFGSLTADYISAILRKKVNAISFELIKDPSGAKPVVRAMSEIAGSTVMLVAAEYLARSNEGKGVILGGITGVPPSQVVILGAGTVAEYAARAATGLGAEVKVFDNHLYKLRRLKQNLGTTLYTSTLDTFVLNQQIRRADVVIGALNAEEGRIPFMVPESVVASMAPGSVIIDVSIDQGGCFETSEMTSHSKPVFRKYDVVHYCVPNIASRVPRTATNALSNIFTPILQEISQHGGINEVLFTNEHFRSGVYIYKGSLTNASIAKKFNMRYKELGLMIAVRN
- the tsaE gene encoding tRNA (adenosine(37)-N6)-threonylcarbamoyltransferase complex ATPase subunit type 1 TsaE → MFEGEMGAGKTTFIKALCRELGVQDDVSSPTFALVNEYRDAHDQPIYHFDFYRIDDPTEAENIGALEYFDSGYLCLIEWPSRVEALLPPKRLLVKLTVTGAESRLLHLEPLAD